A genome region from Methanobacterium subterraneum includes the following:
- a CDS encoding protein translocase subunit SecF, with protein sequence MITLERFLESYKPLIAIPVVITIISLVLIATMGINEGIELKGGTVVVIELEKSVSQNELQSIISSTVPGQQVDVKSINNDQATVDITGDTDVVKISAALKETGTITSYRSVGPVLSAESMTQIYYALAFAFIFMSITVFIIFRDVVPSMAIILAAISDIVIAVGGMSLFGIPLSIASVGALLMLIGYSVDTDILLTTRVLKRKEGTITQRAKDAMKTGITMAITSTSSMVALYLVVVFLIPAAQTLADIAAVLIIGLVADIMTTWLMNLGILRWYTEARQ encoded by the coding sequence TTGATAACATTGGAAAGATTCTTAGAATCATACAAACCACTAATCGCCATCCCCGTAGTGATCACCATCATTTCCCTGGTATTAATAGCCACCATGGGTATTAATGAGGGCATCGAACTTAAGGGTGGTACAGTAGTGGTTATAGAGCTTGAAAAATCCGTTAGTCAAAACGAATTGCAATCAATAATTAGTTCCACTGTCCCAGGTCAACAGGTTGATGTTAAATCCATTAACAACGACCAGGCCACAGTGGACATCACCGGTGACACCGATGTGGTTAAAATATCGGCGGCACTAAAGGAAACCGGTACCATAACCAGTTACCGATCAGTGGGGCCAGTGTTGAGCGCAGAATCAATGACCCAAATTTACTATGCACTGGCATTTGCCTTCATCTTCATGAGTATAACCGTGTTCATCATCTTCCGTGATGTCGTACCCAGCATGGCCATTATTCTGGCTGCAATTTCGGATATAGTCATAGCAGTGGGTGGGATGAGCCTGTTTGGCATACCCCTTTCCATTGCCTCTGTGGGAGCACTGCTGATGCTCATTGGTTACAGTGTGGATACCGACATACTCCTCACCACTCGAGTCCTTAAGAGGAAAGAAGGTACTATTACTCAACGGGCTAAAGATGCAATGAAAACAGGTATAACCATGGCTATCACATCCACTAGTTCCATGGTAGCATTGTACCTGGTGGTGGTGTTTTTAATACCAGCAGCCCAGACACTGGCTGATATTGCTGCGGTCCTTATAATTGGACTGGTAGCTGATATTATGACCACTTGGCTCATGAACCTTGGAATACTGAGATGGTACACGGAGGCACGCCAATGA
- a CDS encoding flavodoxin family protein, whose translation MKTMILFYSRTRKTALVAKTLAQEVNADYLEITDLNNRAGALNYVKASLDAFRENKTLIKPETVNLTDYDLVYVGSPTWAGKPAPAIITLIDQCDFQGKDVILFATMGSSGGQKVIERMREKIEPRGGRMIKSFQIKTGNQKTEELVENIKEIVKEEDLPIYGI comes from the coding sequence ATGAAAACCATGATCCTGTTTTATTCACGAACCCGGAAAACTGCCCTGGTAGCCAAAACATTGGCCCAGGAAGTTAACGCAGATTATCTGGAAATAACCGACCTGAACAACCGGGCGGGTGCGCTTAATTATGTGAAAGCTTCGCTGGATGCTTTCCGTGAGAATAAAACTTTAATAAAACCGGAGACAGTGAACCTCACTGATTATGATCTGGTTTATGTGGGGAGTCCCACTTGGGCTGGAAAACCAGCACCGGCAATAATAACCCTAATTGATCAATGCGACTTCCAAGGGAAGGATGTGATCCTCTTTGCCACCATGGGAAGTTCCGGGGGCCAGAAGGTAATTGAACGGATGCGGGAAAAAATAGAACCCCGCGGAGGGCGTATGATCAAATCATTCCAGATCAAAACTGGTAACCAAAAAACTGAAGAACTCGTTGAAAACATTAAAGAGATTGTAAAAGAGGAAGACCTCCCTATATATGGGATATAA